The window gctcggtcgctacgtagcgaccgagcgggacgatcgctcggtcgctacgtagcgaccgagctttggctcgagctcggtcgctacgtagcgaccgagcgggacgatcgctcggtcgctacgtagcgaccgagctttggctcgagctcggtcgctacgtagcgaccgagcgggacgatcgctcggtcgctacgtagcgaccgagctttggttcgagctcggtcgctacgtagcgaccgagcggaacgatcgctcggtcgctacatagcgaccgagcttggccgagctcggtcgctacgtagcgaccgagcggacgatcgttcggttgctacgtagcgaccgagcgggacggacgttcagtcgctgcgtaacgacctgtttcgagctttcgtcggacgtctcgattctttcttccgccaagctttttcgtaaggaagaatctatttcgaaaagtactcttcggagaaactcttattttcttcttcgaacgttttgaatgtttaaatttgtcgtaaccgtttttaaccccaacagttagccccccagcccgttagagttgtgactctagcgggcggatagatgactttgacaaggttaagtgtattggacgaaatttacagttaaaactccgcggaaaaaagttgtcgaggcgacattccgaacccatacttctataagtagtgagctcttgtcattcattttcttcacacctttcctccttcattttcttcaaaacctctctagtttcataactttcctttcaacatgtcttcctcccaaggtgataagaaggattccgacgtcgagatgggtgaggccacctctctggctccggttccaacttctccggcggaagtgccggcttgtgttgccggtcatctttctttccgagagaaactagttcgtcgccaagccgagaaagaattggctcagactggctccgagtttccgtcttcctccgcgcaggtcgttgccccgtgtcacgGGACCGGCGTCGCGGCTCTTCccccgcaagtcctacctgcgggatcttccacgactccgatcctcgtcgaggacaaagagaaggccgctgactctatgcctccgcctccagccagaaaagaaatcgttctggcattgcgtgctcctagcgctgtccaggctactcagcctaagagtcggaagaggaaactggccaagagcggtgacggggagacttcgcagcgaggtgggtcgagcctagcatcgggacttcgcggaaaggtttgtttcctgtttgaattctcgatcgtctgtcgtgcattcttttcatggacttagtcttaagaattttttttgttcgcagttcatatcgttgatcgatgggatgatcagcgaatgtggttctgagaccagtcgtctttccggggagttggtggagcttcagggtagatggtccgaaaccgaggctatgttgacggctgtcgaggactctcactctgcgaaagtgtcgaagctcgaggttgcgataggagagcttgagagggacctcgggaagacggcgagttccttgcttaaggaaaagaaaaccaggaaggccaaatcctcggaggtgcgtcgactccagcgtcagatcgagagtgacgctggactagcgcgccgcgggatccaagaggctacggatgcccttcgtgcggagtttcaggctcgcttggcgaagatttctgcttccctgggttccctcgagcgtatccggagcagggatttcgctttggcgacgattgagggcgggatggccgtggttcggtcgttccaaagtgagactcccccgaccttggaggccgaagaggcccgactgtccggctgcaagggagatatggcggccgaggatggcgatttcgatctcatcctggccgacctaaaatccgcttgcttccttccgacgtgtccagaagacccagaggggaaagatccgatggtcggagaacggaagcgacgcggctccaggctcggacgaggcggcgggtgaagagggagcgtaagttctgagggtgacttgggttagatctcttgcgagagatttgtttttttttttttttatgtctttatgcttcggccttgaacggccttgtttgtatttcgggactggccgtgtgtggctttgaatccctgccgctccgcggctttatggtatgataatcggataacgtttttatgaatttgtgaatagtggggaggaaggtgatgagttgtcgtctcatatccttcttcgattgtgaaatgttttatcgagacctgtttcgagagttcttccgcgagatgtgaactctgcgggggcgctgaaggatcgaacgtaaacatagaggcgtggtttaagaatctcttatcttttgatatcatgcctttgagatgttagagaccagtgcgctgggtttagggcaagacctaggtttactttcggtttaaggattgtgcggtgactaaccggctatcgtttttcctgtcgcgatttcttcctgattcgtatcgatgtaaagtccgcgaaaagttctcggcttatacgacttgtttgatacgaatcgagcatctctccggagaccggaagtgctagaccaaaatttcggatttcttttatagcgctattatccttgtgtcggatgtaagagagtcatctccatgagatggctatgtctgtttaggacgtttgtgagttcgatgtgatcagcatcggacttggtggcgtgtgccgttgttttgattaatttgcgcaaaataaatgttaatgtgtgcatatatgtgtcttttggcggagatttcgtttgctcggaagaaaccaattttgaggcatcttttgcgacgtctcgcgatgctaaaggttcgattctcccaagcggccgaccaatttccgaagacctcgttgcgatttcgcgggtgaggatgttttgataagtcgaaaacaccaaaagtgcggtaagaagtttttcgattttttgggagtatacgagtatacgtacccactccccccctttttaataagggaggacagctgaatttgcctttcggcaaactgcctacgtactccttgcggagatcaagccgtctcgtagttcagtgattgcgagttggttcgtttagtgatagtattttttgagatgcatcgcattccaggttctagggatttttatgccctgcatgttggctatttcgtaagaacctggtcggacgactttttcgattttatagggaccttcccagtttgctccgagttttcccgcgtttcgttcagcggtgttttggaagactttgcgaaggaccagatctccctgattgaaccttcggttccgtacgttggagttatagtatctcgcagcggcgtgctggtagttttgaattcggatgagcgctcgatcccggcgttcgttaatgaggtcgagatcgtccaagagcatagcattgttgagttcctctcgttcgggtaagaaccttcttcgaacaccgggaaattctacttccgcgggaatcatgcactccgcgccgtataccaaggcgaagggagtttctcccgttgctcgccttggggtggtacggtgagaccagaggactccctcgagttcgtcggcccatctaccttttttggcctccaagcgtttcttcagtccgtcgagaatggtcttgttgattgtttcagcctgtccgttgcactgcggatatctgggagttgacttgttgagtcgtatcttccacttttcgcagaatgcctcgaatcgggtggaaataaattgagacccgttatcggttacgatttcgtaaggaactccatgcctacagatgatgttttccatacgaaattctcgacttggacgtcttttatactcgcgtacgagtccgcctctacccattttgagaagaaatcggtaaggactagaaggaaacgcttttgctttgaattatgcagaggtccgacaatatccatggcccagcgcataaagggataaggcgacgtgatggaggaaagaacttcggcgggttgtcggatagttggcgcatgcctttggcatttttcgcattttcgtgcgaattttcgcaatctccgatcattgttggccaatagtacccgtggcgtttgattttcacggctagtgatcttccgccggaatggttgccgcatgagccggaatgtatttcctccattactttcctcgccttttctccttccaggcacgtcaggagcggtccggagaatctccacttgtagatttcgccgtccactgttacgtagcgtgcggcctgtgttcggatcttgcgagctgaccatttttcggcgggcagttgcccgtcgataatgtagtctcgaatcgtctgaagccatggggtatcacaaccgtaatcggattgctccgatggtggtggtatcgtaatctcttcttcctcgtcgtcttgaccctctatgagattgacaacgactgggggtccgatactcggatgttcgatgaactcgaccggaattacccttttgagtcctggatcggaacttgatgctaaggccgcgagggcgtccgcctggacattctcggaacgggggatccgggtaagggcgaaacagtcgaagtcttgagctagaccttggaccagtttgaggtacgcgtccatccgttcgtctctggcttcatattctccgctgaattgactggccactaactgggagtcgcagtaagcgtggagattgcgtatttttaagccgtgagccaaacgtagacctgcgatcaatgcttcgtattcggcctcgttgtttgaggcatggaattccagtctgaacgattgttccaggatctcgcttgttggagatgtgagacggatcccgatacccgatccttgcttggatgaagatccgtcgacgtggaggagccaggtggaatttggttcctcgttggttattgctcccgttggaagttcgaccaaaaagtccgcgagcacctgtgattttgcgctcgtccttggtcggtattcgatgtcatactcgctcaactcgaccgcccacttcgccaatcggcctgattgacttgggctatgcaaaattgtccgtaagggaaaagtcgtgaggataacaatcgtgtgggattggaaatatggtcgtagttttcgggccgatgttacgaccgcgcatgccaatttttccatcaacggatacctagattcggcatccagcaaggttttgcttatgtaaaaataggtttctgctccccgcgttcttccctgatcaggactccgcttacggctgttgccgataccgcgatgtacaagaacaaaggctctccttccacgggttttgcgaggactggaggagtagctaaataacgcttcagctgttggaaggcgttttcgcactcttccgtccattcgaattttttatttcctcgcaggacgtcgtagaagggcaggcacttatctgttgatcgtgagataaatcggttaagtgctgcgattctgccggtcagtctttggacttcccgtttattctttggcgaagccatctcgattagagcgttgatctgttttggatttgcttcgataccgcggttggtgaccaagtagccgaggaattctcctgatgccacggcgaatctgcatttcgtcgggttgagcttcatgttatgggagtttagttgtgcgaagcattcttcgagatgtgacacgtgatcccttgctttgagggatttgacaagcatgtcgtcgatataaacttccatcgtttttccgagttgtttggagaacattcggttcacgagtcgttggtaagttgctccagcgtttttgaggccgaagggcattacctcatagcaataggttccgcgatcggtaatgaacgcagtcttctcacgatcgtcgggattcatcctaatttgattatagcctgagaaagcgtccatgaaggataggagttcgttgcccgccgttgcttctaccaatcgatcgatatgtggtagagggaagctatcctttggacatgccttgtttaggtcggtaaaatctacgcaaactcgccacttcccgtttttctttttgactactacggggttggcgagccagtcggggtatcttacttccgttatcgacccaactttaagcagtttttcgacctcatcgtt is drawn from Brassica rapa cultivar Chiifu-401-42 chromosome A05, CAAS_Brap_v3.01, whole genome shotgun sequence and contains these coding sequences:
- the LOC103868797 gene encoding LOW QUALITY PROTEIN: uncharacterized protein LOC103868797 (The sequence of the model RefSeq protein was modified relative to this genomic sequence to represent the inferred CDS: inserted 3 bases in 3 codons), with the translated sequence MPGIDINITCHELNIDPTFKPVKQKRRKLGPERATAVNDEVEKLLKVGSITEVRYPDWLANPVVVKKKNGKWRVCVDFTDLNKACPKDSFPLPHIDRLVEATAGNELLSFMDAFSGYNQIRMNPDDREKTAFITDRGTYCYEVMPFGLKNAGATYQRLVNRMFSKQLGKTMEVYIDDMLVKSLKARDHVSHLEECFAQLNSHNMKLNPTKCRFAVASGEFLGYLVTNRGIEANPKQINALIEMASPKNKREVQRLTGRIAALNRFISRSTDKCLPFYDVLRGNKKFEWTEECENAFQQLKRYLATPPVLAKPVEGEPLFLYIAVSATAVSGVLIREERGEQKPIXYISKTLLDAESRYPLMEKLACAVVTSARKLRPYFQSHTIVILTTFPLRTILHSPSQSGRLAKWAVELSEYDIEYRPRTSAKSQVLADFLVELPTGAITNEEPNSTWLLHVDGSSSKQGSGIGIRLTSPTSEILEQSFRLEFHASNNEAEYEALIAGLRLAHGLKIRNLHAYCDSQLVASQFSGEYEARDERMDAYLKLVQGLAQDFDCFALTRIPRSENVQADALAALASSSDPGLKRVIPDYIIDGQLPAEKWSARKIRTQAARYVTVDGEIYKWRFSGPLLTCLEGEKARKVMEEIHSGSCGNHSGGRSLAVKIKRHGYYWPTMIGDCXKFARKCEKCQRHAPTIRQPAEVLSSITSPYPFMRWAMDIVGPLHNSKQKRFLLVLTDFFSKWVEADSYASIKDVQVENFVWXNIICRHGVPYEIVTDNGSQFISTRFEAFCEKWKIRLNKSTPRYPQCNGQAETINKTILDGLKKRLEAKKGRWADELEGVLWSHRTTPRRATGETPFALVYGAECMIPAEVEFPGVRRRFLPEREELNNAMLLDDLDLINERRDRALIRIQNYQHAAARYYNSNVRNRRFNQGDLVLRKVFQNTAERNAGKLGANWEGPYKIEKVVRPGSYEIANMQGIKIPRTWNAMHLKKGEDRNWFRKKDRVSSRSRGLMERAKFPFKKRFSWNVQIRSSMRFVVGYYTKEKETREMFANSPKVLHCFECKGFGHIDAECANLQKRKKKAVIKSDSKSESDDASMSESSCGGDDDAGSDDDDGGSFDLAGYYEKLYEHWLNLVQANSDLAKEKAMLEAQIAEALKYASEKEEEARQAGAQLAETQKGLRMLNNGTDQLDHLLSIGKSDRCGLGYQGECSKAGGVFVSAGKTKDVGTSDTKPEVKRFARNATNGKTAVKHATDVKNVTATRTAATSTATATALTTAPERVSGLKSASQRKFRPVCHHCGVVGHIRPRCFKLLREKNQME